A region from the Riemerella anatipestifer genome encodes:
- a CDS encoding J domain-containing protein, which yields MKNYYYFLGISEEATSEDIKKAYRKLSLKYHPDKNENDSFFVERFREVQEAYEVLINANSRSLYDQKLAQIQQNIKSDQPPYIKTFHANKLRVKKGEEIILNWQTQNADVIKIIPFGLVKNYGEKKVKITQFDTNGECKILLNATNTLLQKTVAKGITIKEIQEVETPLSETHFTNTKQQSNTANRPSKLPYILALLLAILLLFWLFR from the coding sequence GTGAAGAATTACTATTACTTTTTAGGAATTTCGGAAGAGGCTACATCGGAAGACATCAAGAAGGCTTACCGAAAGTTATCACTTAAATATCACCCTGATAAAAACGAAAACGATTCATTTTTTGTGGAGCGTTTCAGAGAAGTTCAGGAGGCTTACGAGGTGCTTATCAACGCAAATAGTAGAAGTTTATACGACCAAAAATTAGCACAAATACAACAAAACATAAAATCCGACCAACCACCTTATATCAAAACCTTCCACGCAAATAAACTCAGAGTGAAAAAAGGCGAAGAAATTATCCTAAATTGGCAGACACAAAATGCCGATGTAATAAAAATAATCCCTTTTGGTCTAGTAAAAAACTATGGAGAAAAAAAGGTGAAAATCACACAGTTTGATACCAACGGAGAGTGTAAAATTTTACTGAACGCTACCAATACACTATTGCAAAAAACCGTTGCCAAAGGTATCACTATAAAAGAAATACAGGAAGTGGAAACACCTCTCTCTGAAACTCATTTTACCAATACAAAACAGCAATCAAACACTGCCAACCGACCTAGTAAACTTCCGTATATCCTAGCTCTGTTGTTGGCGATACTACTTTTATTTTGGCTTTTTCGTTAA
- a CDS encoding NAD(P)H-binding protein has product MKKAVVIGGTGATGKALLNTLSNDLSYQSVVALSRREGTSLLPKVEICKVDFNHLEQSSAIISGDVAFSCLGTTLKDAGSQDAQWRVDYDYQYTFAKIAKENGVSTLVLISSMGADKKSPIFYSKMKGKLEEAIAELNFPSLIILRPSLLIRPETKRLGERISLPILNTFNKIGLLKKYQPISVEDLSKAMVKSVERYKAGTHILELKQILELV; this is encoded by the coding sequence ATGAAAAAAGCAGTAGTTATTGGTGGGACGGGAGCTACGGGTAAGGCTCTATTAAATACACTTTCTAATGATTTGTCGTATCAGTCGGTGGTGGCATTATCTAGGAGAGAGGGTACTTCGTTGTTGCCAAAAGTGGAAATTTGTAAAGTAGATTTCAATCATTTAGAGCAAAGTTCGGCTATTATCAGCGGAGATGTTGCATTTTCTTGTTTAGGAACTACGCTTAAAGACGCTGGGAGTCAAGACGCTCAGTGGCGTGTGGATTATGATTACCAATACACTTTTGCTAAAATAGCTAAAGAAAACGGTGTTTCTACATTGGTTTTAATTTCTTCTATGGGAGCAGATAAAAAGTCGCCAATTTTCTATTCTAAAATGAAGGGTAAACTAGAGGAGGCAATTGCAGAACTTAATTTCCCTAGCCTCATTATTTTAAGACCAAGTTTACTTATACGCCCTGAAACAAAGAGATTAGGAGAGCGTATTTCACTACCTATATTAAATACTTTTAATAAAATAGGATTGCTGAAAAAATATCAACCTATATCAGTGGAAGATTTAAGTAAAGCAATGGTTAAGTCGGTGGAAAGGTACAAAGCAGGTACTCATATTTTAGAACTAAAACAAATTTTGGAATTGGTTTAA
- the tpx gene encoding thiol peroxidase, with the protein MAKLTLKGNEISSVGELPKLGETIKDFNLVASDLSEKTKNDFSGKRKVLNIFPSIDTGVCAASARKFNEEASKLDNTVVINISRDLPFALGRFCAAEGLNNVETLSDFRSNFGEEFGVTLADSPLKGLLSRAVVITDENDKVIYTEQVSEITNEPNYEAALASLK; encoded by the coding sequence ATGGCAAAACTAACATTAAAAGGTAATGAAATTAGTAGTGTAGGAGAACTTCCTAAACTAGGAGAAACAATAAAAGACTTTAATCTAGTAGCTTCAGATTTAAGCGAAAAAACTAAAAATGACTTCTCAGGAAAAAGAAAAGTACTTAACATTTTCCCAAGTATAGACACGGGAGTATGTGCGGCTTCAGCGAGAAAATTTAATGAAGAAGCGTCTAAGTTAGATAATACGGTAGTAATAAACATATCTAGAGATTTACCATTTGCATTAGGGCGTTTTTGTGCTGCAGAAGGTTTAAATAATGTAGAAACACTATCTGATTTTAGAAGTAATTTTGGGGAAGAATTTGGCGTTACTTTAGCAGACTCACCGCTCAAAGGATTGTTGAGTAGAGCGGTTGTTATCACTGATGAAAATGATAAAGTGATTTACACAGAACAAGTATCCGAAATTACTAACGAGCCTAACTACGAAGCCGCTCTAGCAAGCTTAAAATAA